Proteins found in one Zea mays cultivar B73 chromosome 1, Zm-B73-REFERENCE-NAM-5.0, whole genome shotgun sequence genomic segment:
- the LOC100273284 gene encoding uncharacterized protein LOC100273284, translated as MDELVCPAASSCSSPSPTSFFAAGHVPELEFVSWDVPEEWMEGTDWFDEPLDGDEGSRSAGNDLSGEPPAPAPKRRRGRKPGPRTNGPTLSHVEAERQRRDKLNRRFCELRAAVPTVSRMDKASLLADAATYIGELRDRVEQLEAEAKQASAAVTTAVAAASHSFAPLQEKLGLEVRMVAGLDAAALRLTTSAARHAPAHLMLALRSLDLQVQHACVCRVGGVTVQDAIVDVPAGLRDERCLRAALLQRLQPSG; from the coding sequence atggacgAGCTCGTCTGCCCCGCCGCCTCATCATGCAGCTCTCCCTCGCCCACCTCCTTCTTCGCGGCCGGCCACGTACCGGAGCTCGAGTTCGTGTCCTGGGATGTCCCGGAGGAATGGATGGAGGGCACCGACTGGTTCGATGAACCTTTGGATGGCGACGAGGGCTCGCGCTCGGCGGGCAACGACCTGTCCGGCGAACCGCCGGCGCCTGCGCCGAAGCGGCGGCGTGGCCGGAAGCCCGGGCCCCGGACCAACGGCCCCACTCTCAGCCACGTGGAGGCCGAGCGGCAGCGGCGGGACAAGCTCAACCGCCGCTTCTGCGAGCTCAGGGCCGCCGTGCCCACGGTGTCCCGGATGGACAAGGCGTCCCTCCTCGCGGACGCCGCCACCTACATCGGGGAGCTGCGCGACCGCGTCGAGCAGCTAGAGGCCGAGGCGAAGCAGGCCTCGGCCGCTGTCACCACCGCGGTGGCAGCGGCCAGCCACTCGTTCGCCCCCCTGCAGGAGAAGCTGGGGCTGGAGGTGCGGATGGTGGCCGGGCTGGACGCGGCGGCGCTGCGCCTGACGACGAGCGCCGCGCGCCACGCACCGGCGCACCTCATGCTCGCGCTCCGGTCGCTGGACCTGCAGGTCCAGCACGCGTGCGTATGCAGGGTGGGCGGCGTGACCGTGCAGGACGCCATCGTCGACGTTCCCGCCGGGCTGCGGGACGAGCGCTGCCTCCGCGCCGCGCTGCTCCAGAGGCTGCAGCCGAGCGGCTAG